Proteins encoded by one window of Dyella humicola:
- a CDS encoding glycosyltransferase: MARINLIAWDNNRGLSHDIRLLTEALRNLGHEVSFTAVGPPRQRRWWKSLTQHLRLFAQRLQGSREFRYDLSITLEHVCPDHLGLARRNAFIPNPEWFSKRDRRHLGKFDAVFTKTQAATALFDRLGAPAIHIGFQSTDCYQPGVARQPTFLHLAGASRMKGTERLLAAWRRHPEWPMLHVLQAPGAADDSNSTTSNIEHRREYVADIAEIRALQNTHVFQLCLSETEGWGHYIAEALSCAAVVLTCDAPPMNELVTAERGITVAASAGEPLNLATRYLFDAPALEQAVERCISMQRSEWEHRGRLARAWYLQNQHGFESRLDAALQKVL, encoded by the coding sequence ATGGCCCGCATCAACCTCATCGCCTGGGACAACAACCGCGGACTCAGCCACGATATCCGTCTGCTGACGGAGGCCCTGCGCAATCTCGGTCACGAGGTGAGCTTCACGGCGGTGGGGCCGCCGCGCCAGCGCCGCTGGTGGAAGTCGCTGACGCAGCACCTGCGGCTATTCGCGCAACGGCTGCAGGGCAGCCGCGAGTTTCGCTACGACCTGAGCATCACCTTGGAGCACGTGTGCCCGGACCATTTGGGCTTGGCGCGCCGTAATGCCTTCATCCCGAACCCCGAATGGTTTTCCAAACGGGATCGCCGGCACCTGGGCAAGTTCGATGCCGTGTTCACCAAGACCCAGGCGGCGACGGCACTGTTCGACCGCCTTGGCGCACCGGCCATTCATATAGGCTTTCAGAGCACCGACTGCTATCAGCCTGGCGTCGCGCGGCAACCCACCTTCCTGCACCTGGCGGGCGCCAGCCGCATGAAGGGCACGGAGCGGCTGCTGGCCGCATGGCGGCGGCACCCCGAATGGCCGATGCTGCATGTATTGCAGGCGCCCGGCGCGGCCGACGACTCAAACAGTACGACGAGCAATATCGAACACCGGCGAGAATACGTGGCTGATATTGCAGAGATTCGCGCGCTGCAAAACACCCATGTATTCCAGCTGTGCCTTTCGGAAACCGAAGGCTGGGGTCATTACATCGCCGAGGCGCTGAGTTGCGCGGCCGTGGTGCTGACCTGCGACGCGCCACCGATGAACGAGCTGGTCACTGCCGAGCGTGGCATCACGGTGGCCGCGAGCGCGGGCGAGCCGCTCAATCTTGCCACCCGCTATCTGTTCGATGCGCCCGCGCTGGAACAGGCCGTGGAGCGCTGCATAAGCATGCAGCGCTCCGAATGGGAGCACCGGGGAAGACTGGCCCGCGCCTGGTATCTGCAGAACCAGCATGGTTTTGAATCACGGCTCGACGCAGCCCTGCAGAAAGTGCTTTAG
- a CDS encoding O-antigen ligase family protein, translating into MNQVPRARQAFSARTIAATLLLALLPISFAVPVKLKVVPIALLFFYGIGLLIADRDVRANYMAARAVVLVCALSMLYAIGNILGHRLGWGELDLPSHILAFLAIAAVFARSIHVRWFWLGLSLGAAALGLVCIYQHYIQGAPRATGLDGADWGVIELAMFILVLSLSAVVQMLRPQLSWPERALHAACAVLGSFGALLTQSRGPLLACAPVFLLVVLLHVVRTKQWRDALIVLGGAVAIAAVSVVFLRGEIMQRFTAIGHEVTTYRAEDSQGAVRERIEMWRVASRAFMEHPVAGVGIDQFGKYTQTLVSKGLASESIARYTHPHSEYLDAAVCGGVPGLIVLLLLLGVPMVFFARRVFDPCDIVATTATIGLLTVSMYALCGFTDNVLYRPMPHSLFFFLTLGMAVLASRLQRERALREIAAT; encoded by the coding sequence ATGAACCAGGTTCCACGTGCCCGCCAGGCTTTTAGCGCCCGCACTATCGCGGCAACTTTGTTGCTCGCGCTGCTGCCGATCTCGTTCGCGGTGCCAGTCAAGCTCAAGGTGGTGCCGATCGCCTTGCTGTTCTTCTACGGCATCGGCCTCCTGATAGCCGATAGGGATGTGCGAGCCAACTACATGGCAGCCAGGGCGGTGGTACTGGTCTGCGCATTGAGCATGCTCTATGCGATCGGCAACATCCTGGGGCATCGCCTCGGGTGGGGCGAGCTGGACCTGCCTTCGCACATCCTGGCCTTCCTGGCGATTGCCGCGGTCTTTGCGCGTTCCATCCATGTGCGCTGGTTCTGGCTGGGACTCAGCCTTGGCGCCGCCGCACTCGGACTGGTGTGCATCTATCAGCACTACATCCAGGGCGCTCCCCGGGCTACCGGGCTGGATGGCGCCGACTGGGGCGTCATCGAGCTGGCCATGTTCATACTCGTCCTGTCGCTGAGCGCCGTGGTGCAGATGCTACGTCCGCAGCTTTCCTGGCCGGAGCGCGCGCTCCATGCGGCCTGCGCTGTGCTGGGCAGTTTCGGCGCCCTGCTTACGCAAAGCCGCGGACCGCTGCTGGCTTGCGCACCGGTCTTCCTGCTGGTTGTACTGCTACATGTCGTGCGCACGAAACAGTGGCGTGATGCCCTGATCGTGCTTGGCGGCGCCGTGGCCATCGCGGCCGTTTCCGTGGTGTTCCTGCGTGGCGAGATCATGCAGCGCTTTACTGCCATCGGCCATGAAGTGACGACATACCGCGCCGAGGACAGCCAGGGCGCCGTCCGCGAGCGGATAGAAATGTGGCGCGTCGCCAGCCGCGCGTTTATGGAGCACCCCGTGGCCGGCGTGGGCATCGACCAGTTCGGCAAGTACACCCAGACCCTGGTAAGCAAGGGGCTGGCGAGTGAAAGCATCGCGAGATACACGCATCCGCATAGCGAATACCTTGATGCGGCCGTCTGCGGCGGCGTGCCTGGGCTGATCGTCCTGCTGCTGCTATTGGGCGTTCCCATGGTGTTTTTTGCCCGCCGGGTGTTCGACCCGTGCGACATCGTGGCCACGACGGCAACCATCGGCCTGCTCACGGTGAGCATGTACGCGCTATGCGGCTTTACGGACAATGTGTTGTATCGACCCATGCCACATTCGCTGTTCTTCTTCCTGACCCTGGGCATGGCGGTATTGGCAAGTCGCCTGCAGCGTGAGCGGGCGCTGCGCGAGATCGCCGCAACATGA
- a CDS encoding glycosyltransferase family 4 protein, producing MKLLFTNFHAGDGGGHTTYIRELAAALALRHEVHVAAPPGSRLNREARTLPGVFVLDQPFPNGLNRWRARRHARAQLKHYLRTHAFDLVHVNGSADHRLVLSAMPAARPALVWTKHNSKRVRGVGAWLRARQTDQVIAVCEYTRRELMRTAYRRCRIDTVYNGVDIERWKPWAADAAAAERRRWDGGDATVFLLGSNAGTASYKGWMDLLEAVASLPEDIRRRLRIPIAGVPPTTEERQRVSALGLDEQVVFPGVLTDPRPLVAALDVGFVLSYDVETISFACREMMAMGKPVLLTDYAGLPENIDAEVDGWLVPVRDRAAIAAAVRRLLEQRDEFACMGRAARQHAERDFGLPLFVQRTEAVYRQLLEWRQA from the coding sequence TTGAAGCTTCTTTTCACCAACTTCCATGCCGGCGACGGCGGCGGCCACACTACCTATATCCGTGAACTCGCCGCGGCGCTGGCGCTACGCCATGAAGTTCACGTGGCTGCACCGCCCGGCAGCCGTTTGAATCGCGAGGCACGAACCCTGCCTGGTGTGTTCGTGCTCGATCAGCCGTTTCCAAATGGCCTGAATCGATGGCGGGCACGCCGCCATGCGCGGGCGCAACTGAAGCACTACCTGCGCACGCATGCCTTCGACCTGGTCCATGTGAACGGGTCGGCCGACCATCGGCTGGTGTTGTCGGCCATGCCGGCTGCGCGCCCCGCCCTGGTCTGGACCAAGCACAACTCCAAGCGGGTGCGTGGCGTGGGTGCATGGCTGCGCGCGCGACAGACCGACCAGGTGATTGCCGTGTGCGAATACACGCGCCGCGAACTGATGCGCACGGCCTACCGGCGTTGCCGCATCGATACGGTCTACAACGGCGTCGATATCGAGCGTTGGAAGCCCTGGGCTGCGGATGCCGCCGCCGCGGAACGCCGCCGCTGGGATGGCGGCGACGCCACGGTGTTCCTGCTCGGCAGCAATGCGGGTACCGCAAGCTACAAGGGTTGGATGGATCTGCTCGAGGCGGTGGCCTCGCTGCCCGAGGATATCCGTCGACGGTTGCGGATACCGATTGCCGGCGTGCCGCCCACCACGGAGGAGCGCCAGCGGGTCAGCGCGCTAGGGCTGGACGAGCAGGTGGTGTTTCCCGGCGTGCTGACCGATCCGCGCCCGCTGGTCGCTGCTCTCGATGTCGGCTTCGTGCTGTCGTACGACGTGGAGACCATCTCGTTTGCCTGCCGCGAGATGATGGCGATGGGCAAGCCCGTGTTGCTCACGGACTATGCCGGACTACCCGAGAACATTGATGCCGAGGTGGACGGCTGGCTGGTGCCGGTGCGTGACCGGGCGGCCATCGCTGCAGCCGTGCGGCGCTTGCTCGAGCAGCGAGATGAGTTCGCCTGCATGGGACGGGCGGCGCGCCAGCATGCCGAACGCGATTTCGGCCTGCCGCTGTTCGTGCAACGGACCGAGGCGGTTTATCGCCAGCTGCTCGAGTGGCGACAAGCCTGA
- a CDS encoding ArnT family glycosyltransferase, whose translation MPVSTQATTEERRRFWLLLLFAVVLIGVGIGLRDPWPSDEPRFTLAAKQMVESGDWLFPHRGSELYSDKPPMLMWTEAASYVMTRSWRVAFLLPSLLAALGTLLLVYDLGRRLWHRQVGLYAAAALLITFQFVYQTKRAQIDPLVMFFITAANWGLLVHTLKGPNWRAYWFGCFCAGLGVITKGVGMLSLLLLIPYAVAARWQWDGVSRMGPGAWWRWPLGLLALLAAIALWLVPMLLGAHTHANDPTYAAYVNDILFHQTAGRYGKSWDHHHPALFYIPIVLFSWLPLSLTYPGTLPRWWRALKAKDARILLPLCWILLVLVFFSIPKGKRDVYIMPAVPMLALITAPYLDELLQKRWLRAAGLLFIGVLGLAMLAVGGAALVAHPKFASNFATTRGFDEGGHALWWMLVVIGAAQLLAIATWRMRRGVLAVASGMTVMWLVWSLWAYPLLNDSSSAAGLMQEVRDRLAAGDELGLVAWKEQNLLMLDRPAMDFGFTRPWHEQYAAAIQWQAQDPAHRWLFALDPVLGNCVDRGKAVSLGHANRREWWLFKADAVTPGCLPDNGVDGTAASAEE comes from the coding sequence ATGCCTGTTTCTACGCAAGCAACCACCGAGGAGCGCCGCCGGTTCTGGCTGCTGTTGCTGTTCGCTGTTGTCCTGATCGGCGTGGGTATCGGCCTGCGCGATCCCTGGCCATCGGACGAACCCCGCTTCACCTTGGCCGCCAAGCAGATGGTGGAAAGCGGCGACTGGCTATTCCCGCATCGCGGCAGCGAACTGTATTCGGATAAGCCGCCCATGCTGATGTGGACGGAAGCGGCGAGCTACGTGATGACCCGCAGCTGGCGCGTCGCCTTCCTGCTGCCCTCGCTGTTGGCGGCACTGGGCACGCTGCTGCTGGTCTACGACCTGGGGCGCCGCCTGTGGCACAGACAGGTCGGGCTGTATGCCGCAGCGGCGCTGCTGATCACGTTCCAGTTCGTCTACCAGACCAAGCGCGCACAGATCGACCCGCTGGTGATGTTCTTCATCACCGCGGCGAACTGGGGTCTGCTGGTGCATACGCTGAAGGGCCCGAACTGGCGTGCTTACTGGTTCGGCTGCTTCTGCGCCGGCCTTGGCGTGATCACCAAGGGCGTCGGCATGCTCTCGCTGCTGTTGCTGATCCCCTATGCCGTCGCCGCGCGCTGGCAATGGGATGGCGTGTCACGCATGGGGCCGGGTGCGTGGTGGCGTTGGCCATTGGGACTGCTCGCGCTGCTCGCGGCAATCGCCCTCTGGCTGGTACCGATGCTGCTGGGTGCACACACACACGCGAACGATCCTACCTACGCCGCCTACGTAAACGACATCCTGTTTCATCAGACGGCCGGCCGCTATGGCAAGTCGTGGGATCACCATCACCCTGCGCTGTTCTATATCCCGATCGTCCTGTTCTCCTGGTTGCCGCTGTCGCTGACCTATCCGGGCACCTTGCCGCGTTGGTGGCGGGCGCTCAAGGCCAAGGACGCGCGCATCCTGCTGCCCCTGTGCTGGATCCTGCTGGTGCTGGTGTTCTTCTCGATACCGAAGGGCAAGCGCGACGTCTACATCATGCCGGCCGTGCCGATGCTGGCGCTGATCACGGCGCCGTATCTCGACGAGCTGCTGCAGAAGCGCTGGCTACGGGCGGCGGGACTCTTGTTCATCGGGGTCTTGGGACTGGCCATGCTGGCGGTGGGCGGCGCGGCCTTGGTCGCGCACCCGAAGTTCGCCAGCAACTTTGCCACCACGCGAGGCTTCGACGAAGGCGGCCACGCCTTGTGGTGGATGTTGGTGGTGATCGGCGCAGCGCAGCTGCTGGCGATTGCCACCTGGCGCATGCGCCGCGGCGTGCTCGCGGTCGCCAGCGGCATGACCGTCATGTGGCTGGTATGGAGCCTGTGGGCGTATCCGCTGCTCAACGATTCCAGCTCCGCCGCCGGCCTGATGCAGGAAGTGCGCGATCGGCTGGCAGCGGGCGACGAACTTGGCCTGGTCGCGTGGAAGGAACAGAACTTGCTGATGCTCGATCGCCCGGCCATGGACTTCGGCTTTACCCGGCCCTGGCACGAGCAATACGCCGCCGCGATCCAATGGCAGGCGCAGGATCCGGCGCACCGCTGGCTATTCGCGCTGGATCCGGTACTGGGCAACTGCGTCGACCGCGGCAAGGCGGTGAGCCTGGGTCACGCGAACCGTCGCGAATGGTGGCTGTTCAAGGCGGATGCGGTGACGCCGGGCTGCCTGCCGGACAATGGTGTTGACGGCACAGCGGCATCCGCCGAGGAATAG
- the rsmB gene encoding 16S rRNA (cytosine(967)-C(5))-methyltransferase RsmB: MSQDTRALAAQALAEVALRGASLRDAMERYAPRLADSRDRALLMALLSDGARWWLRFDAAIDRLLEKPLRQKEPAIHALLVLGLVQLEVLELPDYAAVAATVQATRTLQRPRMSGLVNAVLRRWQRERVELLAALDAKAQTRHAHPAWLAKAITRDWPEQADAVMAADNLEPSLMLRVNRRRAGRDTVIEHLRSGGYTAEPHAWLSDAIVLPHSTDVTRMPGFAAGEFAVQDGAAQIAADLADIRDGQRVLDACAAPGGKACHLLERAELALTALEFDPKRVPRIQQNLDRLGLQAGIVSGDAGQPADWWDGKPFDRILIDAPCSATGVLRRRPDVRLHRRESDIAPMVAQQRRILTALWPLLAPGGRLVYVTCSLLRAENEAVVGEWLESQADARVVAFTLPVGQAAGVGWQVLPGDGDLDGMFYAVLEKA; this comes from the coding sequence ATGAGCCAGGACACCCGCGCCCTCGCCGCCCAGGCCCTTGCCGAGGTCGCTCTTCGCGGCGCCTCCCTGCGCGACGCCATGGAGCGCTACGCGCCGCGACTTGCCGACTCTCGCGATCGCGCCCTGTTGATGGCCCTGCTGAGCGATGGCGCGCGCTGGTGGCTGCGTTTCGACGCGGCGATCGACCGCCTGCTCGAAAAACCGCTGCGCCAGAAGGAACCCGCCATCCACGCCTTGCTGGTGCTCGGCCTGGTGCAGCTGGAAGTGCTGGAACTTCCTGACTACGCCGCCGTCGCCGCCACCGTGCAGGCAACGCGCACCTTGCAACGCCCCCGCATGTCCGGGCTGGTCAACGCCGTACTGCGGCGCTGGCAGCGAGAGCGTGTCGAACTGCTTGCCGCACTCGACGCGAAAGCGCAGACGCGCCATGCGCATCCGGCGTGGCTCGCCAAGGCGATCACGCGCGATTGGCCGGAACAGGCCGACGCCGTCATGGCCGCCGACAACCTCGAACCGTCGCTGATGTTGCGCGTCAATCGCCGACGTGCGGGGCGCGACACGGTTATCGAACATCTTCGTTCGGGCGGCTATACGGCTGAGCCGCATGCCTGGTTGTCCGACGCCATCGTATTGCCGCACAGCACCGATGTGACTCGCATGCCCGGCTTTGCCGCTGGCGAATTTGCCGTGCAGGACGGCGCGGCGCAGATTGCCGCCGATCTCGCCGACATTCGTGACGGACAACGCGTGCTCGACGCCTGCGCCGCGCCGGGCGGAAAGGCGTGTCACTTGCTGGAGCGGGCGGAACTTGCGCTCACGGCGTTGGAGTTCGATCCGAAACGCGTCCCGCGCATCCAGCAGAATCTCGACCGCCTTGGCCTGCAGGCCGGCATCGTCAGCGGCGATGCCGGGCAACCCGCCGACTGGTGGGATGGCAAGCCGTTCGATCGCATCCTGATCGACGCGCCCTGCTCGGCCACCGGCGTCTTGCGCCGTCGCCCGGATGTGCGACTGCATCGGCGTGAAAGCGATATCGCCCCCATGGTGGCGCAGCAGCGCCGCATTCTCACCGCGCTATGGCCACTGCTCGCGCCCGGTGGTCGGCTCGTCTATGTCACCTGCTCGCTGCTACGCGCTGAAAACGAGGCCGTGGTGGGCGAGTGGCTGGAGTCGCAGGCGGATGCCCGCGTCGTCGCGTTCACCCTGCCCGTCGGCCAGGCCGCCGGCGTGGGCTGGCAGGTGTTGCCGGGCGATGGCGATCTGGACGGCATGTTCTATGCCGTGCTCGAAAAGGCCTGA
- the fmt gene encoding methionyl-tRNA formyltransferase — translation MSHGKFRIVFAGTPDFSVPCLEACRSSGAEVVAVYTQPDRPAGRGRKLTPSPVKQAALAAGLPVQQPESLKPAEVQATLAAYAADLMVVVAYGLILPRKVLAMPRLGCWNVHASLLPRWRGAAPIQRAILAGDAESGVDLMQMEAGLDTGPVLLQRRTPISREDTGGTLHDRLSALGAEVLAEGLNRVMAGVSLLAHAQSEEGVTYAHKLDKAEARLDFSRAAIELERQVRAFDPWPVAEGEVAGETLRIWAAQASDREHAAAPGSVLSAGRDGIEIACGQGALHITALQRAGGKRIGAVDYLNARPELRRA, via the coding sequence TTGAGCCACGGCAAATTCCGCATCGTTTTTGCCGGTACTCCCGACTTCTCCGTTCCCTGTCTTGAGGCCTGCCGCAGCAGCGGCGCCGAGGTGGTGGCGGTCTATACCCAACCCGATCGTCCGGCCGGCCGCGGCCGCAAGCTGACGCCCAGCCCGGTCAAGCAGGCGGCGTTGGCGGCTGGCCTTCCGGTGCAACAGCCCGAGTCACTGAAGCCCGCCGAGGTCCAGGCCACGCTGGCCGCCTATGCCGCGGACCTTATGGTGGTGGTGGCCTACGGCCTGATCCTGCCGCGCAAGGTGCTGGCGATGCCGCGCCTGGGTTGCTGGAACGTGCATGCCAGTCTGCTGCCGCGCTGGCGCGGCGCCGCCCCGATCCAGCGCGCGATCCTGGCCGGGGATGCCGAGAGCGGTGTCGACCTGATGCAGATGGAGGCTGGTCTCGACACCGGGCCGGTGCTGCTGCAGCGACGCACGCCGATCAGCCGCGAGGACACCGGCGGCACGCTGCACGATCGTCTCTCCGCGCTCGGCGCCGAGGTGCTGGCCGAGGGGCTGAACCGGGTGATGGCCGGCGTATCCCTGCTGGCGCACGCACAGTCGGAAGAGGGCGTGACTTACGCCCACAAGCTCGACAAGGCCGAGGCGCGGCTGGATTTCAGCCGAGCTGCGATCGAGCTGGAGCGCCAGGTGCGCGCCTTCGATCCGTGGCCAGTCGCCGAGGGCGAAGTCGCCGGCGAAACCTTGCGCATTTGGGCCGCGCAGGCCAGCGACCGCGAACACGCCGCCGCACCCGGCAGCGTGTTGAGCGCGGGCCGCGACGGCATCGAGATCGCTTGCGGCCAGGGCGCCCTGCACATCACGGCGCTGCAGCGCGCCGGCGGCAAGCGTATCGGCGCCGTCGACTACCTCAACGCACGCCCCGAACTGCGGCGCGCTTAA
- the def gene encoding peptide deformylase translates to MSVLSILEFPDPRLRTKAEPVRVFDAALKQFVADMFETMYAANGVGLAATQVNVHQRVLVADMSDERNQSLALINAEIVEKDGAQVYQEGCLSFPGIYADVTRALKVKVKAQDVDGNEIVVEAEGPLAVCIQHEMDHLAGKVFVDYLSPLKRSLLLKRMDKQRKQAASA, encoded by the coding sequence ATGTCCGTCTTGTCCATTCTCGAATTTCCCGATCCCCGGCTGCGCACGAAGGCCGAGCCCGTGCGCGTGTTCGACGCCGCGCTGAAGCAGTTCGTGGCCGATATGTTCGAGACCATGTACGCCGCCAACGGCGTGGGCCTTGCCGCCACCCAGGTCAACGTGCACCAGCGCGTACTGGTCGCCGACATGAGCGACGAGCGCAACCAGTCGCTGGCGCTGATCAACGCCGAGATCGTCGAGAAGGATGGCGCCCAGGTCTACCAGGAAGGCTGCCTGTCGTTCCCCGGCATCTATGCCGACGTCACCCGCGCCCTCAAGGTAAAGGTGAAGGCGCAGGACGTGGACGGCAACGAGATCGTGGTCGAGGCCGAAGGTCCGCTCGCCGTATGCATCCAGCATGAGATGGATCATCTGGCCGGCAAGGTCTTCGTGGATTACCTGTCGCCATTGAAGCGTTCGTTGCTGCTCAAGCGCATGGACAAGCAGCGCAAGCAGGCGGCCAGCGCTTGA
- a CDS encoding LysM peptidoglycan-binding domain-containing protein, translated as MIRKSIGLLAGMLVTVAVYAAGAQLRADHPDTYTVRKGDTLWAISARFLSKPWLWPEIWQANPQVQNPHLIYPGDVLNLSFINGPRLGLQPRVRVEQDAVPAIPLSELRMFLKEMRVLDSNEVSALPYVVGFEEADLRGTVGRNVYVRDLHAEPGQRFVIVRPSNVFRNFNASAGRDNGADLVAHELDSNVSLVRTPWKEDFRNDGHWGRGQEVGTEVSVIGTAEVLRMGDPSTLLLLDSTMEIRKGDRIMPVDDKPYDPYFYPHAPKSLPGNARVIAFADAFDAVGPRQVVALNIGAQDGVDNGQTYSIYQPGETVPDDVASNSWNRGTGHSVTLPQEFVGHVMVFRTFDHVSYGLIMDGLRPVHRQDKLELPE; from the coding sequence ATGATCAGAAAGTCCATTGGGCTGCTGGCCGGCATGCTGGTCACGGTGGCTGTTTACGCTGCGGGCGCGCAATTGCGTGCCGATCATCCAGATACCTATACGGTGCGAAAGGGCGACACGCTCTGGGCGATCTCCGCGCGTTTCCTGTCCAAGCCGTGGCTGTGGCCGGAAATCTGGCAAGCCAATCCGCAAGTACAGAACCCGCACCTGATTTATCCGGGTGACGTGCTCAACCTGTCCTTCATCAACGGTCCGCGCCTGGGCTTGCAGCCTCGCGTGCGTGTTGAACAGGATGCCGTTCCTGCCATTCCATTGTCCGAGCTGCGCATGTTCCTGAAGGAAATGCGCGTGCTTGATTCCAACGAAGTATCCGCCTTGCCTTACGTGGTGGGCTTCGAGGAGGCGGATCTGCGTGGAACGGTCGGGCGCAATGTTTATGTGCGCGACCTGCACGCCGAGCCGGGCCAACGGTTTGTGATCGTGCGTCCCAGCAATGTCTTCCGCAACTTCAACGCCAGTGCAGGGCGTGATAACGGCGCTGACCTGGTGGCCCATGAGCTAGACAGCAACGTATCCCTGGTACGGACGCCGTGGAAGGAAGATTTCCGCAATGACGGCCACTGGGGTCGCGGCCAGGAAGTCGGCACCGAGGTCAGCGTGATCGGCACGGCCGAAGTACTGCGCATGGGCGATCCGTCGACCCTGCTCTTGCTCGATTCCACCATGGAAATCCGCAAGGGTGACCGCATCATGCCGGTGGATGACAAGCCGTACGACCCTTACTTCTACCCGCACGCACCGAAGTCGTTGCCAGGCAATGCGCGTGTCATCGCCTTTGCCGATGCCTTCGACGCGGTTGGCCCGCGCCAGGTGGTGGCACTGAATATCGGTGCACAGGACGGCGTGGACAACGGCCAGACCTATTCGATCTACCAGCCGGGCGAGACCGTTCCCGACGACGTGGCCAGCAACAGCTGGAATCGCGGCACCGGTCACAGCGTGACGCTGCCACAGGAATTCGTGGGTCACGTGATGGTGTTCCGTACCTTTGACCACGTCAGCTATGGCCTGATCATGGATGGCCTGCGCCCGGTGCACAGGCAGGACAAGCTCGAACTGCCGGAATAA
- the dprA gene encoding DNA-processing protein DprA: MDETDDGNAWRPWLILLRTPGLGPGGLREHLAAHQGSIEAVLDTLHRQAATLTEEARAWLMRPDETRLAADLAWLAEPDHRLLCCLDADFPPLLETIPQPPAALFVAGDPSLLLHPQIAIVGARSASLSGRTDARAFARELGLAGFTITSGMADGIDGAAHLGALDAELPTVAVIGTGPDRVYPRKHHGLARRIAQHGALVSEFPPGTPARSDHFPRRNRLLSGLSLGTLVVEAGLRSGSLITARLAAEQGREVFALPGSIHNPLAQGCHRLIRDGARLVEGVSEIVEALAPAALALGRELASRLDLEPFETGRSAAAADPAGQAVLNALGHGPIALDELAASTGQAVALVSSLLLILELDGRVEALPGNRYQRLPD, from the coding sequence ATGGACGAAACGGATGACGGCAATGCCTGGCGCCCCTGGCTGATCCTGCTGCGAACGCCCGGATTGGGTCCCGGTGGCCTGCGCGAGCACCTGGCTGCGCACCAGGGCAGCATCGAGGCGGTGCTGGATACGCTGCACCGGCAGGCCGCCACTCTCACCGAAGAAGCGCGCGCCTGGCTGATGCGACCTGACGAAACACGTCTGGCCGCTGATCTGGCCTGGCTGGCCGAACCCGATCACCGCTTGCTGTGCTGCCTCGACGCGGACTTCCCGCCGCTGCTGGAAACCATTCCCCAGCCGCCCGCGGCTTTGTTCGTGGCGGGTGACCCAAGTCTCCTGTTGCATCCGCAGATAGCGATCGTCGGCGCGCGGAGCGCAAGCCTGAGCGGCAGGACCGATGCCCGGGCGTTCGCTCGCGAACTGGGACTGGCGGGCTTCACCATCACCAGCGGCATGGCCGATGGTATCGACGGGGCAGCGCATCTGGGCGCCTTGGACGCCGAACTGCCCACGGTGGCAGTGATCGGCACGGGGCCGGATCGGGTCTATCCCCGCAAGCACCATGGGCTGGCCAGGCGAATCGCTCAGCACGGCGCCCTGGTCAGCGAGTTTCCGCCGGGGACGCCGGCCCGTAGCGACCACTTCCCCCGCCGCAATCGCCTGCTCTCCGGGCTGTCACTGGGCACCCTGGTGGTGGAGGCTGGATTGAGATCGGGCTCGCTGATCACCGCACGGCTGGCAGCCGAACAGGGACGCGAGGTGTTCGCCTTGCCCGGTTCCATACATAATCCGCTCGCCCAAGGGTGCCATCGGCTGATCCGCGATGGTGCGCGGCTGGTAGAAGGCGTCAGTGAGATCGTGGAGGCGCTTGCGCCTGCAGCGCTCGCACTGGGCCGCGAACTGGCCAGCCGGCTCGATCTTGAGCCGTTTGAGACAGGTCGTTCGGCTGCGGCGGCAGATCCCGCCGGCCAGGCTGTGCTAAATGCCCTCGGTCATGGGCCGATAGCGCTGGATGAGCTGGCTGCGTCCACCGGACAGGCTGTCGCCTTGGTGTCGTCGCTGCTGCTGATACTGGAGCTCGACGGTCGGGTCGAAGCCTTGCCTGGCAACCGTTACCAGCGGTTGCCGGACTGA